A single region of the Lactobacillus xylocopicola genome encodes:
- a CDS encoding NADPH-dependent FMN reductase produces MKLLAIVGTNAPFSYNRFLAQFIAKHYSDKADIEVKEIDQLTPFCRTEMADDSIKAWIEDIKSADGIVITIPEYDHTVPAALKSSLEWLGSHAGPNVMKMKPVAVLGASFGGQGSSRAQEDIREILLSPDMSANVLPGNEVLIGQAPAKFNKETGELTDNATIKQIDGLMDAFIKFVEQANK; encoded by the coding sequence ATGAAATTATTAGCAATTGTTGGTACAAATGCACCTTTCTCATATAATCGTTTCTTAGCGCAATTTATTGCTAAGCATTACAGTGACAAGGCTGACATTGAAGTAAAAGAAATTGATCAGTTAACACCTTTCTGCAGAACGGAAATGGCTGATGACTCAATTAAGGCTTGGATTGAAGACATTAAGAGTGCTGACGGCATCGTTATTACGATCCCAGAATATGACCACACTGTTCCAGCTGCCCTGAAGAGTAGTCTTGAATGGCTTGGTTCACACGCTGGTCCAAATGTGATGAAGATGAAGCCAGTTGCTGTTCTTGGTGCGTCATTTGGCGGCCAAGGTTCTAGCCGTGCGCAAGAAGATATTCGTGAAATTTTACTTTCACCTGATATGAGCGCAAACGTTTTGCCAGGCAACGAAGTTTTGATTGGTCAAGCTCCAGCTAAGTTCAATAAGGAAACTGGTGAGTTGACCGATAATGCAACGATCAAGCAGATAGATGGTTTGATGGATGCTTTCATTAAATTTGTTGAGCAAGCAAACAAATAA
- a CDS encoding tyrosine-protein phosphatase, with amino-acid sequence MSDPLVLPVKSVRNPRDLGGYRGLNGRKIKLHRLLRTGNISRISPEDERYLLNYGLTKIIDLRSPAECRQNPDKALAGVDHYAYPLSVEDNTGGNGLDVSAEFAEYRRDQYAGLQMMCQRYRQHIIAEASQENMHRIINLLAQTNSGATLYHCSEGKDRTGLVTVMLLHILGVEREEIRRDYLYSNWMLNDYRAGRDQKFKQAGENDRFRANMRVLGSVANVFLDTSLITINENFGGLDTYIVNQLQLSEQVQEELRANYLEK; translated from the coding sequence ATGAGTGACCCTCTTGTTTTACCAGTGAAGTCTGTTCGCAACCCACGTGATCTAGGTGGCTACCGCGGCCTTAATGGCCGCAAAATCAAGCTGCACCGCTTGTTGCGGACCGGGAATATCAGCAGAATAAGCCCTGAAGACGAGCGCTATTTGCTTAATTACGGCTTGACCAAGATTATTGACCTGCGTTCTCCCGCAGAATGCCGCCAAAATCCAGATAAGGCGCTAGCGGGAGTTGACCACTATGCCTATCCTTTGTCAGTCGAAGATAATACGGGGGGTAATGGACTGGACGTGAGTGCTGAATTTGCCGAGTATCGCCGTGACCAGTATGCCGGTTTGCAGATGATGTGTCAGCGTTATCGCCAACACATTATTGCTGAAGCGTCTCAGGAAAATATGCATCGCATTATTAACTTGCTAGCCCAAACGAATAGCGGGGCAACTCTTTACCACTGTTCAGAAGGTAAGGATCGCACGGGTCTAGTGACCGTCATGCTTTTACATATTTTGGGCGTGGAGAGGGAAGAGATTAGGCGAGACTACCTTTATTCCAACTGGATGCTCAATGACTACCGGGCAGGACGTGATCAAAAGTTCAAGCAGGCTGGCGAAAACGACCGCTTCCGCGCCAATATGCGGGTTTTGGGGTCAGTAGCGAACGTCTTCTTAGATACCAGTCTGATTACTATCAATGAGAACTTTGGTGGACTTGACACGTATATTGTTAATCAGTTGCAGCTTAGTGAGCAAGTTCAGGAAGAACTAAGAGCCAATTATTTGGAGAAGTAG
- a CDS encoding FAD:protein FMN transferase — MIENLALEQKSGQHHALGTDITLQIFGARDQKIIDQSFDLIDHYEDLLTVNRDKSEVMSINHAAGKKAVQVSSGTYDLVKLAVNESRANFGFNALIGPVVKLWSIGFKNAHVPTAAQVKEKMQLIDPFKVELNDQNQSVCLQEPGMELDLGGIAKGWIADRIRDLWQAYGVHAGIINLGGNILLVGDSPKRASGQWTIGVQDPKEPRGKNIASVMVPQCSAVTSGTYERYLVVDGHKYHHLIDPRTGYPVETDLAGVTTFTKDSVEAEIECKRLFFAGHPLPQWHDDPDRIGAVFVYNDEHVEYDNF; from the coding sequence ATGATTGAAAATTTAGCATTAGAGCAAAAAAGCGGCCAGCACCACGCTCTGGGTACGGATATTACCCTGCAGATCTTTGGTGCGCGCGATCAAAAAATCATCGACCAGTCTTTTGACTTAATTGATCATTACGAAGACCTCTTGACGGTCAATCGGGATAAGTCCGAGGTAATGAGCATCAACCATGCAGCCGGAAAAAAGGCGGTGCAAGTTTCGAGTGGCACCTACGACCTAGTTAAGTTAGCGGTGAATGAGAGCCGAGCCAACTTCGGCTTTAACGCGTTAATTGGTCCCGTCGTTAAGTTGTGGTCAATTGGCTTTAAAAATGCCCATGTACCTACAGCCGCACAAGTCAAGGAAAAGATGCAGCTCATTGACCCCTTCAAGGTTGAGTTAAACGATCAAAACCAGTCGGTCTGCTTGCAAGAACCGGGGATGGAACTTGATCTGGGCGGTATCGCCAAGGGTTGGATTGCCGACCGGATCCGTGACCTTTGGCAGGCTTATGGTGTGCACGCAGGCATTATCAACTTAGGCGGCAATATTTTGCTAGTAGGGGATTCACCTAAAAGAGCAAGTGGCCAGTGGACAATTGGTGTGCAAGACCCTAAAGAACCGCGCGGCAAAAACATTGCGTCCGTGATGGTGCCGCAATGTTCTGCCGTTACCAGTGGAACGTATGAACGTTATCTGGTTGTTGATGGGCACAAGTACCACCACCTGATCGACCCGCGTACTGGTTACCCAGTAGAAACTGACTTAGCGGGTGTAACCACCTTTACCAAGGATTCAGTTGAGGCCGAGATTGAGTGCAAACGTCTCTTTTTTGCGGGACATCCGCTGCCCCAGTGGCATGATGATCCTGATCGCATTGGTGCCGTTTTTGTTTATAATGATGAACACGTTGAATACGATAACTTTTAA
- a CDS encoding thioredoxin family protein, translating into MKINNKKILLFIFAVMSLLIVMVFYFRPQKSSFGSKSTIPKSAASFHTNNKLSMNQLTSMLNKKATFTVMFYETSCPPCQKELKDLKTTNYIKKLYLVNLDKTENIDNKSFKKLNIQYTPTILKIYKGKVVYRHEGYASISLLKKIRLDDFSEYRKRNSITTFWKPISRKRFDLLRAKKSSFIVYLGKSTCKDCQSFERNLQEYDFNSYKNKIYYLNITKYLFNSKLEWQNFKKDNKIAGIPAFISYRRGKYFSSSSWSISNGYSPEIALSWLKKQGLTDKDK; encoded by the coding sequence ATGAAGATTAACAATAAAAAAATTTTATTATTTATATTTGCTGTTATGTCACTTTTAATTGTGATGGTTTTCTATTTTAGACCGCAAAAAAGTAGCTTTGGTTCTAAAAGTACAATTCCTAAAAGTGCTGCAAGTTTTCACACAAATAATAAATTGTCTATGAATCAGTTAACCTCTATGTTGAATAAAAAAGCTACTTTTACTGTTATGTTTTATGAGACTTCCTGTCCACCATGTCAAAAAGAATTAAAAGATTTAAAAACAACAAATTATATCAAAAAGTTGTATCTTGTAAATTTGGATAAAACTGAAAATATTGACAATAAAAGCTTCAAGAAACTAAACATACAATATACTCCAACAATTTTGAAGATTTATAAAGGAAAAGTTGTTTATAGGCATGAAGGGTACGCTAGTATTTCACTATTGAAGAAAATAAGACTTGATGACTTTTCGGAATATAGAAAAAGGAATTCAATTACCACATTTTGGAAACCAATCAGTAGAAAGCGTTTTGATCTACTAAGAGCTAAAAAGAGTAGTTTTATAGTTTATCTTGGGAAATCTACCTGCAAGGATTGCCAATCATTTGAACGTAACTTACAAGAATATGATTTTAATTCGTATAAAAACAAGATTTATTATTTAAACATTACAAAGTATCTTTTTAATTCAAAGCTTGAATGGCAAAATTTTAAAAAAGACAATAAAATTGCTGGTATTCCGGCTTTTATATCATATAGAAGAGGAAAATATTTTTCTTCTTCCTCCTGGTCCATCAGTAATGGTTATAGTCCTGAAATTGCTCTTTCTTGGCTAAAAAAGCAAGGCTTAACGGATAAAGACAAATGA
- a CDS encoding C39 family peptidase, whose translation MEKKNVFKKIIILGTALVLGLSASTASVVKADTNNSGAAGTQQVLPQAQKVKTFQVAIVKKNYGIYQGFFASKKTSQDYFHQTFNVNRTFTYNGKKYYWINKKGSPAIGYLNKNAVATPNQAKLVDTPYVSQYAPVKAPWGCAGAAMAMLLGSQGQKITTGLLQNIQNHLPMQPTKGGQKGNVYTGIGFGYVISPGALAKYARTYPQGKNIINVSSKKLTVNDLKMYVQGGKPVLYYGFSSYQKAGDNQRNHCKVITGYKQGKFLVYDPLYYSRNDGAGTGGKNMKYDHGAIAWVAKATIQKEFCHKALTIK comes from the coding sequence GTGGAGAAAAAAAACGTTTTTAAAAAAATTATTATACTAGGGACCGCTTTAGTACTAGGGTTATCAGCTAGCACCGCAAGTGTGGTCAAAGCTGATACTAATAATTCCGGCGCCGCTGGAACGCAGCAAGTCCTGCCGCAAGCCCAAAAAGTCAAAACTTTTCAAGTAGCTATTGTCAAAAAGAATTACGGCATTTATCAGGGCTTCTTTGCCAGTAAAAAAACCAGCCAAGACTACTTCCACCAAACCTTCAACGTTAACCGCACCTTCACTTACAATGGTAAAAAATATTACTGGATTAACAAAAAGGGCAGTCCGGCCATTGGCTATCTCAACAAAAATGCGGTAGCTACCCCTAACCAGGCAAAGTTAGTTGATACCCCTTACGTTAGCCAGTATGCACCAGTTAAGGCGCCATGGGGCTGTGCCGGGGCAGCAATGGCAATGCTGCTAGGATCGCAGGGCCAAAAAATCACGACTGGTTTGCTTCAGAATATTCAAAACCACCTGCCAATGCAGCCAACTAAAGGCGGGCAGAAGGGCAATGTATACACCGGCATCGGTTTTGGCTACGTGATTAGCCCCGGCGCCCTCGCTAAATATGCTCGGACTTATCCGCAGGGGAAGAATATTATCAACGTCTCTAGCAAAAAGCTGACTGTCAATGACTTGAAGATGTATGTTCAAGGCGGTAAACCCGTTTTGTACTATGGCTTTTCTTCTTATCAAAAAGCCGGTGACAACCAGCGCAACCACTGCAAGGTAATCACTGGTTACAAGCAGGGTAAGTTCCTGGTCTATGACCCACTCTACTATTCCCGTAATGACGGGGCTGGAACTGGTGGCAAAAACATGAAATACGACCACGGCGCTATTGCCTGGGTAGCAAAAGCGACTATTCAAAAAGAATTCTGCCACAAAGCACTAACTATTAAATAA
- a CDS encoding CvpA family protein, with product MIVTLIVIAYLTLKTYRGYQTGFTRLITNLIFAAIIFIAAILFQNPVGNFLYSQVTGQDVQTTLPSGTNLMIFRFLAFFVILFLGKMISKIFKSWLPARKPRSSFGTILDGTLGAIVAFFASYFFVYIILSMLNALENAWFIQQTLDSSFLRFIIYSTPGLSNGVFNSIFSISRTAA from the coding sequence ATGATTGTTACGTTAATTGTCATCGCCTACCTGACCTTAAAAACTTATCGAGGTTACCAAACAGGTTTTACCAGACTAATTACCAATTTGATTTTTGCAGCAATTATTTTCATTGCTGCCATCCTCTTCCAAAATCCGGTCGGTAACTTTCTTTATAGCCAAGTAACTGGCCAAGACGTCCAGACAACACTGCCATCGGGCACCAATTTAATGATTTTCCGTTTTTTAGCTTTCTTCGTTATTTTATTTTTAGGTAAAATGATTAGCAAAATCTTTAAGAGTTGGCTGCCCGCCCGCAAGCCGCGCTCCAGCTTTGGGACTATTTTGGATGGAACTTTAGGTGCTATTGTCGCCTTTTTTGCCAGCTACTTCTTCGTCTACATCATCCTGTCGATGCTCAATGCTTTAGAAAACGCCTGGTTCATCCAACAGACACTAGATTCTTCCTTCTTGCGTTTCATCATTTACAGCACTCCGGGCCTGTCTAACGGCGTTTTCAACAGTATCTTCAGTATCAGCCGGACTGCTGCTTAA
- the rsmG gene encoding 16S rRNA (guanine(527)-N(7))-methyltransferase RsmG, whose protein sequence is MNPEDFVQELSKRNFKLSEPQIKQFNQYFTSLLLANKQVNLTRITAKDDVYLKHFFDSLTPLFTFGSVFEPDSTLCDVGAGAGFPSIPLKLLRPDLKVTIVDSLGKRLHFLQDLVDQLGLTDVKLVHGRAEDVGQNPTYREQFDLVTARAVANMAVLSEYCLPLVKLKGNLLALKGPKAASELTEAQKAITVLGGQMRQQEELRLPGSEEERTLILIRKVKPTPKKYPRQAGTPHRKPIH, encoded by the coding sequence ATGAATCCTGAAGATTTTGTCCAAGAATTGTCAAAGCGTAATTTTAAGTTATCTGAACCACAAATCAAGCAATTTAACCAATACTTTACCAGTCTCTTGCTGGCCAACAAGCAGGTTAACCTCACGCGGATAACGGCTAAGGACGATGTTTACCTCAAGCATTTTTTTGATAGCCTCACACCGCTATTCACCTTTGGGTCAGTCTTTGAACCTGACAGTACGCTATGTGATGTTGGTGCTGGTGCTGGCTTTCCATCAATTCCGCTTAAATTATTGCGGCCAGATCTTAAGGTAACTATTGTTGATTCATTGGGCAAGCGACTGCACTTTTTACAGGACCTGGTTGACCAACTAGGGTTAACCGATGTCAAGCTAGTTCATGGCCGTGCTGAAGATGTTGGTCAAAATCCGACCTACCGTGAACAGTTTGATCTGGTGACGGCGCGCGCAGTAGCTAACATGGCGGTTTTAAGTGAATATTGTTTACCGTTAGTTAAGCTAAAGGGCAATCTGTTGGCCCTTAAAGGACCGAAGGCGGCCAGTGAATTAACTGAAGCGCAAAAGGCAATTACCGTGTTAGGTGGACAAATGCGACAGCAGGAGGAATTACGTTTACCCGGCAGTGAGGAGGAGCGAACTTTGATTTTAATCCGAAAAGTTAAGCCGACACCGAAGAAGTACCCCCGGCAAGCAGGAACGCCACACCGTAAACCGATTCATTAA
- the noc gene encoding nucleoid occlusion protein produces MSLFSSLRHHEEIPQDKQIKELELSKIKPNTYQPRRVFSDESIRELASTIDKEGLLQPIVVREKGENYEIIAGERRFRAVQHLAWPRIPAIINNMNDSQAASLALIENLQRENLNPIDEAQAYNNLMKLNNLTQTALAQNIGKSQSYVANKLRLLKLTPKVQSYLASGEISARHGRCLVGLSEKDQGRVLDEILANNLNVNDTEKIVKDIDGYFAEQEAAATKPKDRTKRAVNRIPKDLKVQINTIKRAVELAKESGIKVKVKENNSSDDYTITIELKRK; encoded by the coding sequence ATGTCATTATTTTCTTCTTTACGGCACCATGAAGAAATTCCTCAAGATAAACAAATTAAAGAACTTGAACTGAGCAAGATCAAGCCCAATACTTATCAGCCGCGGCGGGTATTCTCAGATGAATCAATCCGTGAGTTAGCGTCGACGATTGACAAGGAAGGGCTCTTGCAACCGATTGTGGTTCGCGAAAAGGGCGAGAATTACGAAATTATTGCTGGTGAACGCCGCTTCCGTGCCGTCCAACACTTAGCCTGGCCACGAATTCCGGCAATCATTAACAACATGAATGATAGTCAGGCGGCCTCACTAGCGCTAATTGAAAACCTGCAACGGGAAAACCTTAACCCAATTGATGAAGCGCAGGCCTATAACAATTTGATGAAGTTGAATAATTTGACACAGACTGCGTTGGCGCAAAACATCGGCAAGTCGCAGTCATATGTGGCCAATAAGTTACGACTGCTAAAGTTAACGCCTAAGGTACAAAGTTATCTAGCAAGCGGAGAGATTTCAGCGCGGCACGGACGCTGTCTGGTTGGCTTAAGTGAGAAAGACCAGGGGCGCGTTTTGGATGAAATTCTAGCTAATAATCTGAATGTCAATGATACCGAAAAGATCGTTAAGGACATTGATGGCTATTTTGCAGAACAAGAAGCAGCAGCAACAAAACCTAAAGATCGCACTAAACGGGCGGTCAATCGCATTCCCAAGGACTTAAAAGTTCAAATCAACACCATTAAGCGGGCTGTTGAACTAGCCAAAGAATCAGGAATTAAGGTCAAAGTGAAAGAGAATAATAGTTCAGATGACTATACCATCACAATTGAACTAAAGAGAAAGTAG
- a CDS encoding AAA family ATPase, translating to MVNVISVANQKGGVGKTTTTINLAASIANRGYRVLIVDIDPQGNATSGLGIEKAEINQDVYSVLIDSVPLKDTIFHTTTNRLDLVPATINLSGAETELISMMARETRLKSALDTVSTDYDFIFIDCPPSLGQLSINAFTASDAILIPVQSEYYAMEGLSQLLNTIRLVQKHFNKDLGVEGVLMTMLDARTNLGAEVVKEVRSYFPNKVYKTIIPRITKLAEAPSYGETITEYAPNSRGAEVYDDLAKEVLKNHGKRLKK from the coding sequence ATGGTAAATGTAATTTCGGTTGCTAACCAAAAAGGCGGTGTCGGAAAGACAACGACCACTATTAACTTGGCCGCGTCGATTGCTAATCGCGGCTACCGCGTACTAATTGTTGATATTGACCCACAAGGTAATGCAACTTCGGGACTAGGAATTGAAAAGGCAGAGATTAATCAGGACGTCTATAGTGTTTTAATTGATAGTGTGCCACTGAAAGATACGATTTTTCACACCACAACTAACCGATTGGACCTAGTTCCGGCAACGATTAACTTGTCGGGGGCGGAAACGGAATTAATTAGCATGATGGCCCGTGAAACGCGACTTAAGTCGGCCCTTGATACGGTCAGCACAGATTATGACTTTATCTTTATTGACTGTCCACCTTCCCTAGGCCAGTTATCAATCAATGCCTTTACTGCTTCAGATGCGATTTTGATTCCAGTTCAAAGTGAGTATTATGCTATGGAGGGTTTGAGCCAGCTGCTCAATACCATTCGTTTGGTCCAAAAGCACTTTAACAAGGATCTGGGCGTTGAAGGGGTCTTAATGACCATGCTAGATGCACGCACAAATCTGGGTGCTGAAGTAGTTAAGGAAGTGCGGTCATACTTTCCTAACAAGGTTTACAAGACCATCATTCCGCGCATCACTAAACTCGCCGAAGCGCCAAGTTATGGCGAGACGATTACCGAATATGCACCCAATTCACGTGGTGCTGAAGTATACGATGATTTGGCTAAGGAGGTATTGAAGAACCATGGCAAGAGACTCAAGAAGTAA
- a CDS encoding ParB/RepB/Spo0J family partition protein — protein MARDSRSNDTKKKGGLGRGIEALFEDEPQVEEAEEEIQDLALDDIRPNPYQPRKTFDDKALKELSDSIKENGVFQPIIVRKSVNGYEIIAGERRYRASRMAQKTTVPAIVRDFSESQMMEIAVLENLQREDLTPLEEAQAYEMLQKNLGLTQEEVSKRMGKSRPYIANYLRLLTLPSKTKHLLQHGELSMGQARTLLGLKNKDKIDDVAKQVVKEGMPVRKVEALVASLNSKKPQKKSTHKSAFIRASEHQLADKLGSSVNISENKTGSGRLSVSFSSVDELNRILDIMGVDLDE, from the coding sequence ATGGCAAGAGACTCAAGAAGTAATGACACAAAGAAAAAGGGTGGCTTAGGACGAGGCATTGAAGCTCTCTTTGAGGATGAACCACAGGTTGAAGAAGCTGAAGAAGAAATTCAGGACCTTGCCCTCGATGATATCCGCCCCAATCCCTATCAGCCCCGAAAAACTTTTGATGATAAGGCACTCAAAGAATTATCCGACTCAATTAAGGAAAATGGGGTCTTTCAGCCGATAATTGTACGTAAGTCGGTTAATGGCTACGAAATTATTGCGGGTGAGCGGCGTTACCGAGCCTCCAGAATGGCTCAAAAAACTACGGTGCCTGCAATTGTGCGCGATTTTAGCGAAAGCCAAATGATGGAGATCGCGGTGCTAGAAAACTTGCAACGTGAAGACTTGACTCCGCTAGAAGAGGCGCAGGCTTATGAGATGCTGCAAAAGAATTTAGGCTTGACCCAGGAGGAAGTTTCTAAGCGGATGGGTAAGTCGCGGCCATACATTGCTAACTACTTGCGCCTGCTCACTTTGCCAAGTAAAACCAAGCACCTTTTGCAACATGGTGAATTGTCGATGGGACAGGCTAGAACTTTGTTAGGTCTGAAGAACAAGGACAAAATTGATGATGTGGCTAAGCAGGTGGTTAAGGAAGGAATGCCGGTGCGTAAAGTCGAAGCACTGGTAGCTAGTCTTAATTCCAAGAAGCCACAGAAAAAGAGCACACACAAGTCTGCTTTTATTCGTGCTAGCGAACACCAATTAGCTGATAAACTAGGTTCAAGCGTTAATATCTCAGAAAATAAAACCGGTAGCGGCCGCCTTTCGGTCAGCTTCTCTTCGGTTGACGAATTGAACCGCATACTTGATATCATGGGTGTTGATCTCGATGAATAG
- a CDS encoding DUF951 domain-containing protein: MNRDIVYGLADTVLMKKPHACKTNNWEVLRLGADIRLKCMGCGRIVMMPRAKFTHNFKKILTKADDPVNGKNEFYVGKENIVQASLKRANE, translated from the coding sequence ATGAATAGGGACATAGTGTATGGTCTTGCGGATACCGTCTTGATGAAAAAACCACACGCCTGCAAGACTAACAACTGGGAAGTCTTACGTCTTGGTGCTGATATTCGGTTGAAGTGTATGGGCTGTGGCCGAATTGTAATGATGCCGCGGGCTAAGTTCACCCACAATTTTAAAAAAATACTGACTAAGGCCGATGATCCAGTTAACGGTAAAAATGAGTTTTACGTTGGCAAGGAAAATATTGTGCAAGCCAGTTTAAAACGAGCTAATGAGTAG
- the ychF gene encoding redox-regulated ATPase YchF translates to MSLTAGIVGLPNVGKSTLFNAITKAGAEMANYPFATIEPNVGMVEVPDQRLSRIQALVPAKKIVHTTFEFTDIAGLVKGASKGEGLGNKFLENIRQTDAIIHVVRAFDDDNITSVTGKVDPEEDINTINLELTIADLDAVNRRINKVKKIAQQNDKEAKAEYSVLEKIRPVLEEGKAVRSVTFTEDEQKIVDGLFLLTAKPVIYVANIAETAMADPEGDQYYQIVKQHAASEHASCLGISAATEEEIAGLDDDERAEFLEAEGVSESGLDRLIRAAYHLLGLRTFFTAGGPETRAWTFHEGMKAPQVAGVIHSDFERGFIRAEVVSFADLDQYETMQKVKEAGRLRLEGKDYEVQDGDIIEFRFNV, encoded by the coding sequence ATGTCATTAACAGCTGGGATTGTCGGCTTACCTAACGTTGGTAAGTCAACTTTATTTAATGCAATAACCAAGGCCGGGGCCGAAATGGCCAACTATCCATTTGCAACCATTGAACCTAATGTTGGCATGGTTGAGGTACCGGACCAGCGCTTGAGCCGGATTCAAGCGCTCGTTCCGGCCAAAAAAATTGTGCATACGACCTTTGAATTTACCGATATTGCAGGTTTGGTCAAGGGTGCCTCCAAGGGTGAGGGGCTAGGGAATAAGTTCCTCGAAAATATCCGCCAAACTGATGCGATTATTCATGTGGTGCGTGCCTTTGATGATGACAATATTACCTCGGTTACTGGTAAGGTCGATCCGGAAGAAGATATTAATACGATCAACTTGGAACTGACGATTGCTGATCTTGACGCCGTTAACCGCCGTATTAATAAGGTTAAAAAGATTGCCCAGCAAAACGACAAGGAGGCCAAGGCGGAATACAGCGTCTTGGAAAAGATTAGGCCGGTTTTAGAGGAAGGCAAGGCGGTCAGGTCAGTTACCTTTACTGAGGATGAACAAAAAATTGTCGACGGGCTCTTTCTACTGACGGCTAAGCCAGTAATTTATGTAGCCAATATTGCAGAAACGGCAATGGCAGATCCTGAAGGTGACCAATACTACCAAATTGTCAAACAGCATGCAGCTAGTGAGCATGCTAGCTGTCTCGGTATTTCGGCAGCTACTGAAGAAGAGATTGCTGGTCTTGATGACGACGAGAGAGCAGAGTTTTTAGAAGCAGAGGGCGTGTCCGAATCCGGTCTTGATCGGTTGATTAGGGCAGCATATCACCTCTTGGGTCTGCGCACCTTCTTCACGGCTGGTGGACCGGAGACCCGGGCTTGGACCTTCCACGAAGGGATGAAGGCCCCACAAGTTGCTGGGGTCATCCACTCCGATTTTGAGCGTGGCTTTATTCGGGCGGAAGTTGTTTCCTTTGCAGATTTGGATCAGTATGAAACTATGCAAAAGGTCAAGGAAGCCGGCAGATTACGCCTTGAAGGTAAGGACTACGAGGTTCAAGACGGCGACATTATTGAATTTAGGTTTAACGTTTAG
- a CDS encoding DUF1129 family protein, whose amino-acid sequence MAEQKNEQEAKVDNNKQEKLKEKVASHNQEEEIRQMTPADLRKQLSNKNADYIFRLQKELEEQGQLSVEEATGRVDALLPDLLIAQRRGQPASTYYNMSPKLKAADLLMPKKKTAADIPFWQYAVDSALLYVAIFVGIFGVIGLFQPNAKENPQMGITTLVIVGAVMGVFMTKYNEWVLPAGSKNKKIPWSKLLLGMGGMILILLACFSILSLPALRVINPILPGTVNVVIAAVAYGIRWYFRRHYEIVGSVFTPSSRSK is encoded by the coding sequence ATGGCTGAACAGAAAAACGAACAAGAAGCAAAGGTCGATAATAACAAACAGGAAAAACTGAAAGAAAAAGTCGCCAGTCATAACCAAGAGGAGGAAATCCGGCAAATGACGCCTGCTGATTTACGTAAGCAGTTGTCCAATAAGAATGCCGATTATATTTTTCGTTTACAAAAGGAGTTAGAAGAGCAGGGGCAGCTAAGCGTTGAAGAGGCCACTGGCCGAGTAGACGCACTGTTACCAGACCTGCTAATCGCCCAACGCCGCGGTCAACCAGCGAGCACCTACTACAATATGTCGCCTAAGCTAAAGGCGGCTGATCTGTTAATGCCAAAGAAAAAGACGGCAGCCGATATTCCTTTCTGGCAGTATGCGGTTGATAGTGCCCTGCTATATGTGGCAATCTTTGTCGGGATTTTTGGGGTAATTGGTCTTTTTCAACCTAATGCCAAGGAAAATCCGCAAATGGGAATTACGACTCTGGTGATTGTTGGGGCCGTGATGGGTGTCTTTATGACCAAGTACAATGAATGGGTTCTACCAGCTGGTAGTAAAAATAAAAAAATCCCTTGGTCTAAGTTACTGCTGGGCATGGGCGGAATGATCCTGATTTTATTGGCTTGCTTCAGCATTCTCTCACTGCCAGCCTTGCGGGTAATTAATCCCATCTTACCAGGTACAGTTAACGTGGTCATTGCGGCTGTAGCCTACGGAATTCGGTGGTATTTTCGCCGGCACTACGAGATTGTGGGCTCGGTTTTCACGCCATCGTCGAGAAGCAAATAA